From the genome of Miscanthus floridulus cultivar M001 chromosome 10, ASM1932011v1, whole genome shotgun sequence, one region includes:
- the LOC136488219 gene encoding uncharacterized protein — protein sequence MHTSPWPGLDPPPHTMPRRLKTTWAKLNPSSSRSPPTPPPTPSSESDLEVNLEDDPDRETASEEELEPLPVEEVLFKSLEMARKEEEDRHLRAITQKETDDSILKRVVEMSKEEERRCQEETERRLAMDAERRRQRRAE from the coding sequence ATGCACACCTCGCCCTGGCCCGGCCTCGACCCGCCGCCACACACAATGCCTCgccgcttgaagacaacatgggcgaaGCTGAACCCATCGTCCTCACGTAGCCCCCCGACGCCTCCACCAACACCGTCGTCCGAATCGGACCTCGAGGTGAACCTCGAGGATGATCCAGACCGTGAGACCGCATCGGAGGAGGAACTGGAACCTCTTCCGGTGGAGGAGGTCCTCTTCAAGTCATTGGAGATGgctcggaaggaggaggaggaccggcaccTCCGCGCCATCACACAGAAGGAGACCGACGACAGCATCCTAAAGCGTGTCGTCGAGATgtccaaggaggaggagcgccgctgcCAGGAGGAGACTGAGCGACGTCTCGCGATGGACGCGGAACGGCGGCGCCAGCGCAGGGCTGAGTAA